Part of the Prevotella communis genome is shown below.
TAACTCTTGTTACTTTGATTACTTCTTGTTAGCTCTTTCAATAATGTACTTGTTTGAAAGCTTCTTAGGTGCACGTGTCTTCAGACCCTTAGCGTACAGACCCTTACGTGAACGTGGGTGTCCACCAGACTGACGGCCTTCACCACCACCCATTGGGTGATCGTGGGGGTTCATAACAACACCACGGTTGTGAGGACGACGTCCCAACCAGCGAGAGCGACCAGCCTTACCTGATGCCTCCAGCGCGTGGTCAGAGTTGCCTACAGCACCTACAGTAGCCTTACAAGCAGAGAGGACCTTACGTGTCTCACCTGAAGGGAGCTTAATCACGCAATAGTCTCCTTCACGAGAAGTCAACTGAGCAAAATTACCAGCCGAACGAACGAGCAGTGCACCCTGACCAGGACGGAGCTCAATGTTGTGAATCACCGTACCTACGGGAATGTTGGCAAGGGGAAGAGCATTACCCACCTCGGGCGCTGCCTCCGCACCAGACATCAGTGTTGCGCCAACCTGCAGTCCATTAGGAGCAATTATGTAACGTTTTTCACCATCTGCGTAGAAAAGAAGTGCAATGCGAGCTGAACGGTTAGGATCGTACTCGATTGTCTTTACTACAGCAGGTACACCATCTTTCTCTCGCTTGAAGTCGATCAGACGATACTTCTTCTTGTGACCGCCACCCATGTAGCGAACAGTCATCTTACCGGTGTTGTTTCGACCGCCGGTAGAACGCTTACCGTAAACGAGAGACTTCTCTGGCACGGATGCAGTAATATCCTCGAACGTGCCAATAATTTTGTGTCTTTGACCCGGAGTTACGGGCTTTAATTTACGTACTGCCATTTTTTATTAATCAATATTGCTGTAAAAATCAATTTCCTCACCCTCTTTCAGAGTGACAATAGCCTTCTTGAAGGCGTTCTTCTGTCCCTTCACGAGACCGGCCTTTGTATAACGCTGACTGCGCTTACCAGCGTAGCGAACCGTGTTGACATCCTCAACGGTTACGTTATAAAGAGCCTCGACTTCCTTCTTAATCTCAATCTTATTAGCCTCAGGACGTACGATGAAGCCATAGCGGTTAGGCTGCTTCTCCGTAATCTTGGTCATCTTCTCAGTGACCAGGGGTTTTATAATAAATGCCATAGTCTAATGTCTCCTTTTTACTTGTTTAAGATTCCGTCGATTGTCTCCAGTGACTTCTCGGTGATAACCAGAACGTCAGCGTCGAGTACCTTGTAGGTATTCACGTTGGCAGCCTCGATCACCTCAGCCTTCTGCAGGTTGCGAGCCGACAAATATACGTTTTTATTTGCTTCTGGCAAAACGAAGAGCAACTTCTTACCATCGACTTTCAGATTTTTAGCAATATTTACAAAATCTTTAGTCTTTGGAGCCTCAAAGTTGAAGTCCTCGAGTACGAGAACAGCATTCTCCTGAGCCTTATAAGTCAGAGCTGACTTACGAGCGAGCTGCTTAACCTTCTTGTTCAGCTTGAAGCCATAGTCACGAGGTGTAGGACCGAACACGCGACCACCACCACGCAGCAGAGGAGAGTTGATATCACCATGACGAGCACCGCCGCCGCCCTTCTGACGACCCAGTTTGCGTGTAGATCCAGAGATCTCGCTACGCTCCTTTGACTTAGCGTTGCCCTGACGCTGGTTGGCCATATACTGCTTAACGTCCAGATAAATGACGTGGTCATTAGGCTCAACACCAAAGATAGCCTCATTCAGAGTTACCTTTCTTCCGGTCTCCTGACCGTTGATATTCAATACACTAACTTCCATCTCTTTACATCTCGATTAAAACAGTTGAACCATTGCATCCAGCGCAGCTACCCTTCACAAGCAGAAGGTTGTGCTCAGGAATCACCTTTAATACTTTCAGGTTCTGTGTGGTTACGCGGTCACCACCCATGTGGCCACCCATGCGCATACCCTTGAACACCTTAGCGGGGTAAGAACAAGCACCGATAGAACCGGGCTTACGCAGACGGTCGTCCTGACCGTGAGTGCTCTGACCTACACCACCGAAACCGTGGCGCTTAACTACACCCTGAAAACCTTTACCTTTTGAAGTACCTACAACGTCTACGAACTCTGCATCAGCGAAAAGCTCTACGGTGATGGTGTCACCCAGGTTGTAGTCCTCTTCAAACTTGAACTCGGCCAAGTGGGCCTTAGGTGTTGTGCCGGCCTTCTTGAACACACCCATCATGGGCTTTGTTGTGTTCTTCTCCTTTGCCTCGCCAAAACCGAGCTGAACAGCCTTGTAGCCATCCTTCTCAACTGTCTTGACCTGGGTCACAACGCAAGGACCAACTTCGATAACAGTGCACGGTACATTCTTACCGTCGGCACTGAAAACGGATGTCATTCCGATTTTTCTTCCTAATAATCCTGGCATTTCAGTTTAAAATTTTAATAATAAAATGTTATAAATAAATATTGT
Proteins encoded:
- the rplC gene encoding 50S ribosomal protein L3, with translation MPGLLGRKIGMTSVFSADGKNVPCTVIEVGPCVVTQVKTVEKDGYKAVQLGFGEAKEKNTTKPMMGVFKKAGTTPKAHLAEFKFEEDYNLGDTITVELFADAEFVDVVGTSKGKGFQGVVKRHGFGGVGQSTHGQDDRLRKPGSIGACSYPAKVFKGMRMGGHMGGDRVTTQNLKVLKVIPEHNLLLVKGSCAGCNGSTVLIEM
- the rplD gene encoding 50S ribosomal protein L4; translation: MEVSVLNINGQETGRKVTLNEAIFGVEPNDHVIYLDVKQYMANQRQGNAKSKERSEISGSTRKLGRQKGGGGARHGDINSPLLRGGGRVFGPTPRDYGFKLNKKVKQLARKSALTYKAQENAVLVLEDFNFEAPKTKDFVNIAKNLKVDGKKLLFVLPEANKNVYLSARNLQKAEVIEAANVNTYKVLDADVLVITEKSLETIDGILNK
- the rplW gene encoding 50S ribosomal protein L23; the encoded protein is MAFIIKPLVTEKMTKITEKQPNRYGFIVRPEANKIEIKKEVEALYNVTVEDVNTVRYAGKRSQRYTKAGLVKGQKNAFKKAIVTLKEGEEIDFYSNID
- the rplB gene encoding 50S ribosomal protein L2; translated protein: MAVRKLKPVTPGQRHKIIGTFEDITASVPEKSLVYGKRSTGGRNNTGKMTVRYMGGGHKKKYRLIDFKREKDGVPAVVKTIEYDPNRSARIALLFYADGEKRYIIAPNGLQVGATLMSGAEAAPEVGNALPLANIPVGTVIHNIELRPGQGALLVRSAGNFAQLTSREGDYCVIKLPSGETRKVLSACKATVGAVGNSDHALEASGKAGRSRWLGRRPHNRGVVMNPHDHPMGGGEGRQSGGHPRSRKGLYAKGLKTRAPKKLSNKYIIERANKK